In the Leptotrichia sp. oral taxon 847 genome, one interval contains:
- a CDS encoding carbonic anhydrase has product MFCTLICCMDGRFIHILNEYIRNNYKYKYVDTITDAGPVNKIITHENYLKSVEDKTVMISVNKHKSDHIFIAGHSDCAGCPIDDETQKNYIIQATEKMHLDLPHESVTGLFVYENGKIEILSDFKKS; this is encoded by the coding sequence ACATTAATTTGCTGTATGGATGGGAGATTTATTCACATTCTTAATGAATATATAAGAAACAATTACAAATATAAATATGTGGATACAATTACAGATGCAGGACCTGTAAATAAAATTATTACACATGAAAATTATTTAAAATCTGTGGAAGACAAAACTGTGATGATTTCAGTCAACAAACACAAATCAGATCACATATTTATTGCTGGACATAGTGATTGTGCTGGATGTCCGATAGATGACGAAACTCAAAAAAATTATATAATTCAAGCTACAGAAAAAATGCACTTAGATTTGCCGCATGAATCAGTAACGGGACTGTTTGTTTATGAAAATGGAAAAATTGAGATCTTGTCGGATTTCAAAAAAAGTTAA
- a CDS encoding LysR family transcriptional regulator: protein MDIHHLKIFFEACREKSFTKAAKKLYISQSAVSIQIKKLETKLNIQLIERNSKNFKLTFAGKELYRMSKDIFDKILRMETEMQRIAYYGKGKISIGATHNIGEPVLPKIMVEFKKKYPEIEFDLYIKNRESLMRHLKEGTVDVALMEEYFIEDKELKIIETEEYPFVVIAGTQISSYEELKNLKLLKRDTILTNKYLDLFEKIIGFNLENRIIINGSIETMKSMIESGIGFAVLPYYCVYEEILRGSLKIVHSFEKWEEKFQIVYIKENGEKEGIEKFVNFVKDYKINRNYSEEKVNDLIFKNVE from the coding sequence ATGGATATACATCATTTGAAAATTTTTTTTGAGGCGTGTCGGGAAAAAAGTTTTACAAAAGCAGCAAAAAAACTGTATATTAGTCAATCAGCGGTGTCTATACAAATAAAAAAATTGGAAACAAAATTAAATATACAACTTATAGAGAGAAATTCAAAAAATTTTAAGTTGACATTTGCGGGAAAAGAATTGTATCGAATGTCAAAAGATATTTTTGATAAAATTTTGAGAATGGAGACAGAAATGCAAAGAATTGCCTATTATGGCAAGGGAAAAATATCAATTGGAGCGACTCACAATATTGGAGAGCCGGTTCTACCTAAAATAATGGTTGAATTTAAAAAAAAATATCCTGAAATAGAGTTTGATTTGTATATAAAAAATAGAGAATCACTTATGCGCCATTTGAAAGAGGGAACAGTTGATGTTGCTTTGATGGAAGAATATTTTATTGAAGACAAGGAGCTTAAAATCATTGAAACTGAAGAATATCCATTTGTAGTTATAGCAGGAACCCAGATTTCCAGTTATGAGGAACTAAAAAATTTAAAATTATTAAAGCGAGATACGATTCTTACAAACAAATATTTAGATTTATTTGAAAAAATTATAGGTTTTAATTTAGAAAATCGCATTATAATTAACGGAAGTATTGAAACAATGAAAAGTATGATAGAAAGCGGAATAGGCTTTGCAGTTTTACCATATTACTGTGTTTATGAAGAAATACTTCGTGGCTCGTTAAAAATTGTTCATAGCTTTGAAAAATGGGAAGAAAAATTTCAAATTGTATATATAAAAGAAAATGGTGAAAAAGAAGGAATAGAAAAGTTTGTAAATTTTGTAAAAGATTATAAAATTAATAGAAATTATTCTGAAGAAAAAGTAAATGATTTGATATTCAAAAATGTTGAATAA
- a CDS encoding glycoside hydrolase family 32 protein, with protein sequence MDFKQVKEDEEKAILKNKDVVDSDFWRQKYHIQGIVGLINDPNGFSQFKGKYHMFYQWNPLSTEHKNKTWAHSVSHDLLHWERCETALRPDTWYSKNGVYSGSGIVIDGKLYLFYTGNVKDEKGNRESYQCIAVSEDGEHFDRWEPSIINQPDGYTRHIRDPKIWEKDGKYYAVLGIQSEKLEGKVVLYSSENIKDWKFKGEIAGANHGKLKDFGFMWECPDYFQLKDEKTGKIVDLLVVSPQGLEPQGDLYNNKYQTGYFFGKLNYEKPEFEISSEFVEIDRGHDFYAPQSMEDDKGRRIVVGWMGVPENEDFPTVKNEWIHCLTLPRELKVRDGKLYQEPISEMVSIRGKKTEFEGLVKGEKEIGKGKTYELIAKFSDISSDFGLKLRVGKDSETVVKFDFKAKKLVLDRSCGAQADKSVRKVFLDDRKDLELRIFVDNSSVEIFVNNGEEVFSSRIFPSENADKIIVFAPNETKVKLEKWEWK encoded by the coding sequence ATGGATTTTAAACAAGTGAAAGAAGATGAAGAAAAAGCTATTTTAAAAAATAAGGATGTTGTTGACAGTGACTTCTGGCGACAAAAATATCATATTCAAGGAATTGTGGGACTTATAAATGATCCCAACGGATTTTCTCAATTTAAAGGCAAATACCATATGTTTTATCAATGGAATCCACTTAGTACGGAACATAAAAACAAAACTTGGGCTCACAGCGTAAGCCATGATTTGTTGCATTGGGAAAGATGCGAAACTGCGCTAAGACCTGATACTTGGTATTCGAAAAACGGAGTATATTCTGGAAGTGGAATTGTGATTGACGGAAAACTTTATTTATTTTACACTGGAAATGTAAAAGATGAAAAAGGAAACAGAGAATCTTATCAATGTATTGCTGTTTCAGAAGATGGTGAACATTTTGACAGATGGGAGCCAAGCATAATAAATCAGCCAGATGGATATACAAGACATATAAGAGATCCCAAAATTTGGGAAAAAGATGGAAAATATTATGCAGTTCTTGGAATTCAAAGTGAAAAATTGGAAGGAAAAGTTGTACTTTATTCTTCAGAAAATATAAAAGATTGGAAATTTAAAGGCGAAATTGCTGGAGCTAATCACGGAAAATTAAAAGACTTTGGATTTATGTGGGAATGCCCAGATTATTTTCAGTTAAAAGATGAAAAAACTGGAAAAATTGTCGATTTATTGGTAGTTTCGCCACAAGGATTGGAACCACAAGGAGATTTATACAACAATAAATATCAGACAGGATATTTTTTTGGAAAATTAAATTACGAAAAACCAGAATTTGAAATTAGTTCAGAATTTGTGGAAATTGATAGAGGACACGATTTTTACGCACCACAATCAATGGAAGATGACAAAGGAAGAAGAATTGTTGTGGGATGGATGGGAGTTCCTGAAAACGAAGATTTTCCCACAGTTAAGAATGAATGGATACATTGCTTGACTTTGCCAAGAGAGTTAAAAGTGAGAGATGGAAAGCTTTATCAAGAGCCGATTTCTGAAATGGTTTCGATAAGAGGTAAAAAAACTGAATTTGAAGGTTTGGTTAAAGGAGAAAAAGAAATTGGAAAAGGGAAAACTTACGAATTAATTGCCAAATTTAGTGATATTTCTTCAGACTTTGGATTAAAATTGAGAGTTGGAAAAGATAGTGAAACTGTTGTAAAATTTGACTTTAAAGCTAAAAAGTTAGTTCTTGACAGAAGTTGCGGAGCACAAGCTGACAAAAGCGTAAGAAAAGTTTTTTTAGACGATAGAAAAGATTTAGAACTTAGAATTTTTGTCGATAATTCTTCTGTAGAAATTTTTGTAAATAATGGGGAAGAAGTGTTTTCTTCAAGAATTTTCCCTTCAGAAAATGCTGATAAAATTATTGTTTTTGCCCCAAATGAAACGAAAGTAAAACTTGAAAAATGGGAATGGAAATAG
- the argC gene encoding N-acetyl-gamma-glutamyl-phosphate reductase, with product MIKAGIVGATGYAGQQLLWILNNHKEVKVEFISSHSFTGENIGNIYKNYKKYFEKKLISLEEIKENLDKIDVLFLALPHGMSEKITKSALENNVKVIDLGADFRLDDSEIYEKWYKVKHNYPEINKNAVYGLPELYKEKIKNTKVVASPGCYPTSAILGVAPLLKNELIDTKKIVVDSKSGVSGAGRNAKLDLIYAEVNENFKAYNVLKHRHTSEIKQEMDKLANGNINLVFTPHLLPINRGILSTIYLDVKDEFKESLTEKKIYEIYNEFYKNEYFVRVTKDLPEIKNVKNSNICEIGVRYDKEFGNIVVVSAIDNLIKGAGGQAVQSMNILFGFEESEGLEFLSMYL from the coding sequence ATGATAAAAGCAGGAATTGTAGGAGCAACAGGGTATGCAGGACAGCAGTTATTATGGATTTTAAACAATCACAAAGAAGTGAAAGTGGAATTTATTTCATCGCATTCATTTACAGGAGAGAATATTGGAAATATTTATAAAAATTATAAAAAATATTTTGAAAAAAAATTGATTTCGTTGGAAGAAATTAAAGAAAATCTGGATAAAATAGATGTACTATTTTTAGCACTACCTCATGGAATGTCAGAAAAGATAACAAAATCAGCGCTTGAAAACAATGTAAAAGTCATAGATTTGGGAGCAGATTTTAGATTAGATGATTCAGAAATTTATGAAAAATGGTATAAAGTGAAACATAATTATCCAGAAATCAATAAAAATGCGGTTTATGGTCTTCCAGAACTTTATAAGGAAAAAATTAAAAATACGAAAGTTGTGGCGTCTCCTGGATGTTATCCGACTTCAGCAATTTTGGGAGTGGCACCATTATTAAAAAATGAACTTATTGATACGAAAAAAATTGTTGTTGACTCAAAGTCAGGAGTTTCGGGAGCTGGAAGAAATGCTAAATTGGATTTGATTTATGCTGAAGTAAATGAAAATTTTAAGGCTTATAATGTTTTGAAGCATAGACATACATCTGAAATAAAGCAAGAGATGGATAAATTAGCGAATGGGAATATTAATTTAGTATTTACTCCGCATTTGTTGCCGATAAATAGAGGGATTCTTTCGACAATTTATTTGGATGTGAAAGATGAGTTTAAGGAAAGTTTGACAGAAAAAAAAATCTATGAGATTTATAATGAATTTTATAAAAATGAGTATTTTGTGAGAGTTACAAAAGATTTGCCAGAGATAAAAAATGTGAAAAATAGTAATATTTGCGAGATTGGGGTTCGATATGACAAGGAATTTGGGAACATCGTTGTCGTGTCGGCGATTGATAATTTAATAAAAGGTGCTGGTGGACAGGCGGTTCAGAGTATGAACATTTTATTTGGATTTGAGGAAAGTGAAGGATTAGAATTTTTGTCGATGTATTTATAA
- the argB gene encoding acetylglutamate kinase, producing MISNLDKAKILVKALPFIKKYHSKTIVIKYGGSAMVNPVAREQFIQDVVLMKYVGINPVIVHGGGPEINEMLQKIGKESKFVAGNRVTDEETMEIVEMVLSGKVNKGIVSDINKYGGKAVGLSGKDGNMVFVEKKFVEVNGEKVDIGFVGEIKEINTEVIKLLEINDAIPVISSIGVDKNGKTYNINADYVAGAIAGKLQADRLIFLTDVDGILLDYNDKQTLIDEIDVENVNDLIERGIISGGMLPKVTTCLNAIENGVENVVILNGKLEHSVILELFTVEGAGTLIKKDNSID from the coding sequence ATGATTTCAAATTTAGATAAAGCAAAAATTTTGGTAAAGGCATTGCCGTTTATAAAAAAGTATCATAGTAAAACGATTGTGATTAAATATGGTGGAAGTGCGATGGTTAATCCTGTTGCACGTGAGCAGTTTATTCAAGATGTAGTTCTTATGAAATATGTTGGGATAAATCCTGTGATTGTGCACGGTGGAGGGCCTGAGATAAACGAGATGCTTCAAAAAATTGGGAAAGAGAGCAAATTTGTTGCAGGAAATCGTGTGACTGATGAAGAAACAATGGAGATTGTGGAAATGGTGTTATCTGGGAAAGTCAATAAAGGAATTGTGTCAGACATCAATAAATATGGTGGGAAAGCTGTTGGTCTAAGTGGAAAAGACGGAAATATGGTGTTTGTTGAGAAGAAGTTTGTTGAAGTTAATGGAGAAAAGGTTGATATCGGATTTGTCGGAGAGATTAAGGAAATTAATACGGAAGTTATAAAATTGTTGGAGATAAATGATGCAATTCCTGTGATTTCATCGATTGGAGTAGACAAAAATGGTAAGACATATAATATTAATGCGGATTATGTGGCAGGTGCGATTGCTGGGAAATTACAGGCAGATAGATTGATATTTTTGACAGATGTTGATGGAATTTTGCTTGATTACAATGATAAACAGACACTTATTGATGAAATTGATGTGGAAAATGTGAACGATTTAATCGAGCGAGGAATTATTAGTGGTGGAATGTTGCCAAAAGTTACAACTTGCTTGAATGCGATTGAAAATGGCGTGGAAAATGTTGTTATTCTAAATGGAAAATTGGAACATTCTGTGATTCTTGAGTTGTTTACAGTCGAAGGAGCTGGAACACTTATAAAAAAGGATAATTCTATTGACTAA
- the rsmB gene encoding 16S rRNA (cytosine(967)-C(5))-methyltransferase RsmB, whose translation MIKTKKNNIKLDIVNLLDDILYEKKYSNIQLNYYFTKNKYSKKEKLFITNIINIVIKNLIYVDYLIEKCTKNIKKRKIKQLLRISVAQLFFMNSDNSGVVFEAGEIAKIINSHQVGFINATLQNILKNKENFDKEILPTKKESIIYSYPQWFVNKLKLDFPDDYLEIMKSYKKRSYLSVRYDKNKFTKETFENLLNKIDTQILFSVGEVYYLSNANIFETESFKNGEIVIQDASSYLAVKNLKASQNDIVLDACSAPGGKSLAILQLFNPKLLISTDIHEHKIKILQDLKNRYAYQNFEVKLNDATKIENLNKKFDKILLDMPCSGLGVLRKKPEKIYELESGDFKNLKKIQKKIFESAFNSLKNDGEIVYSTCTFSKNENTNNVKYFLEKYKNLKIEEVVIPENVKVLKDEFGGIYISYENEYLDGFYIAKFKKIKKYDGD comes from the coding sequence TTGATTAAAACAAAAAAAAATAATATAAAACTTGATATAGTAAATCTTTTAGATGATATTTTATATGAAAAAAAATATAGTAATATTCAACTTAACTACTACTTTACAAAGAATAAATATTCTAAAAAAGAAAAATTGTTTATTACTAATATTATAAATATTGTGATAAAAAATTTAATTTATGTTGATTATCTAATTGAAAAATGTACTAAAAATATAAAAAAAAGAAAAATAAAACAGCTTTTGAGAATTTCTGTAGCGCAACTTTTTTTTATGAACTCCGACAATTCGGGAGTTGTATTTGAAGCAGGAGAAATTGCAAAAATAATTAATTCACACCAAGTAGGATTCATAAATGCAACTTTGCAAAATATTTTAAAAAATAAAGAAAATTTTGACAAAGAAATTTTACCAACTAAAAAAGAGAGCATAATTTACTCATACCCACAGTGGTTTGTAAATAAGTTAAAGTTGGATTTTCCAGATGATTATCTAGAAATTATGAAATCTTATAAAAAGAGAAGTTATCTTTCTGTGAGATACGACAAAAATAAATTTACAAAAGAAACATTTGAAAATTTATTAAACAAAATTGATACTCAGATTTTATTTTCAGTCGGAGAAGTTTATTATTTATCCAATGCAAATATTTTTGAAACTGAAAGTTTTAAAAATGGAGAAATAGTAATTCAAGATGCTTCTTCGTATTTGGCAGTAAAAAACCTCAAAGCCTCTCAAAATGACATTGTTCTAGATGCTTGCAGCGCTCCAGGCGGAAAATCACTTGCGATTTTACAGCTTTTTAATCCAAAATTACTTATTTCTACTGACATTCACGAGCATAAGATTAAAATTCTGCAAGATTTAAAAAATAGATATGCATATCAAAATTTTGAAGTGAAGTTAAATGATGCCACAAAAATTGAAAATTTGAATAAAAAATTTGACAAAATTCTTTTAGATATGCCTTGCAGTGGACTTGGAGTACTCCGAAAAAAGCCTGAAAAAATATATGAATTAGAATCAGGCGATTTTAAAAATCTAAAAAAAATTCAAAAGAAAATTTTCGAAAGTGCATTTAATTCCTTAAAAAATGATGGAGAAATTGTTTACAGCACTTGTACTTTTTCCAAAAATGAAAATACTAATAATGTTAAATATTTTTTGGAAAAATATAAAAATTTAAAAATTGAAGAAGTTGTAATTCCAGAAAATGTCAAAGTTTTAAAAGATGAATTTGGCGGCATTTATATTTCTTATGAAAATGAATATTTAGACGGATTTTATATAGCAAAATTTAAAAAAATAAAAAAATATGACGGTGATTAA
- the gmhA gene encoding D-sedoheptulose 7-phosphate isomerase — MLKENIRNSYLTAYETVKNFVENDENIEKTTKISEELAAAYRDGKKSLIAGNGGSNCDAMHFAEEFTGRFRSDRRALPSISISDSSHITCVGNDFGFNFIFAKGVEAFGQKGDFFFGISTSGNSQNIIEAMKVAKEKGLKTVALLGKNGGKLKGFCDYEFIIPGETSDRIQEVHMMILHIIIEGVERILFPENY; from the coding sequence ATGTTAAAAGAAAATATAAGAAATTCGTATTTGACTGCTTACGAAACTGTCAAAAACTTTGTGGAAAATGACGAAAACATTGAAAAAACAACTAAAATTTCAGAAGAATTGGCAGCTGCTTACAGAGATGGGAAAAAGTCGTTAATTGCTGGAAATGGTGGAAGTAATTGCGATGCCATGCATTTTGCAGAAGAATTTACAGGAAGATTTAGAAGTGATAGACGTGCTTTGCCATCAATTAGTATAAGCGATAGTTCACACATCACTTGTGTTGGAAATGATTTTGGATTTAATTTTATTTTTGCAAAAGGAGTGGAAGCCTTTGGTCAAAAAGGAGATTTTTTCTTCGGAATCTCAACTTCAGGAAATTCTCAAAATATAATTGAAGCGATGAAAGTGGCAAAAGAAAAAGGTTTAAAAACAGTTGCACTTTTGGGAAAAAACGGCGGGAAATTAAAAGGTTTTTGTGATTATGAATTTATTATTCCAGGAGAAACTTCTGACAGAATTCAAGAAGTTCATATGATGATTTTACACATCATTATTGAAGGAGTGGAAAGAATTTTATTTCCAGAAAATTATTAA
- the argJ gene encoding bifunctional ornithine acetyltransferase/N-acetylglutamate synthase, translating to MKIIENGTITDVKGIKATGISAKLKKSGKKDMALIYSEEKAVSAAVFTKNLAKAAPIILDIKHIKNENTQAIVVNSGNANSCTGNTGLANAKKMTELVANKLGLKAEEVLVQSTGIIGVQLDMEKIENGIEKVVENLSEDGGIDAATAIMTTDTFVKQICLEIEIDGKKAKVAGMCKGSGMIHPNMATMLSFAVTDVNIEKLLLQKMFSEIADNTFNMISVDGDTSTNDMACVLANGLAGNEKIVNEDSVGYDEFKKALYKVNEELAKLIAKDGEGATKLIQVTTNGAKMLEDAKKVSKSVITSSLFKAAVFGGDPNWGRILCAVGYSEADLMIDKVNIFLKDGNDMVQVAKNGMAQDFDVPKAEKILKSETVEIIIELNDGEFEATAWGCDLSYDYVKINAEYHT from the coding sequence ATGAAAATAATAGAGAATGGTACGATTACTGACGTTAAAGGGATTAAAGCGACTGGAATATCGGCAAAATTGAAAAAGAGCGGGAAAAAAGATATGGCTTTGATTTATAGTGAAGAAAAGGCGGTTTCAGCTGCAGTTTTTACAAAAAATTTGGCAAAGGCTGCACCAATCATTTTGGATATCAAACATATAAAAAATGAGAATACACAGGCGATTGTGGTAAATAGTGGGAATGCAAATTCTTGCACGGGAAATACTGGACTTGCGAATGCTAAAAAAATGACTGAGCTAGTTGCGAATAAATTGGGACTTAAAGCTGAGGAAGTTTTAGTTCAATCAACTGGGATTATTGGAGTTCAGCTTGATATGGAAAAAATTGAGAATGGGATTGAGAAAGTTGTGGAAAACTTGTCGGAAGATGGCGGAATTGATGCGGCTACTGCGATTATGACGACTGACACTTTTGTCAAGCAGATTTGCTTGGAAATTGAGATTGATGGGAAAAAGGCGAAAGTGGCTGGAATGTGCAAGGGTTCTGGAATGATTCATCCGAATATGGCGACAATGCTTTCATTTGCTGTAACTGATGTGAATATTGAAAAATTACTGTTGCAAAAAATGTTTTCTGAAATTGCTGACAACACTTTCAATATGATTTCAGTCGATGGAGATACGAGCACAAATGATATGGCTTGTGTTTTAGCGAATGGACTTGCAGGAAACGAGAAGATTGTTAATGAAGATTCGGTTGGATATGATGAGTTTAAAAAGGCATTGTATAAAGTGAATGAAGAATTGGCAAAATTGATCGCAAAAGATGGAGAAGGTGCGACAAAATTGATTCAAGTTACAACAAATGGAGCGAAAATGCTGGAAGATGCGAAAAAAGTTTCAAAATCAGTTATCACTTCAAGTCTTTTCAAAGCGGCAGTTTTTGGTGGCGACCCAAACTGGGGAAGAATTTTGTGTGCGGTTGGATATTCAGAAGCTGATTTGATGATTGACAAGGTTAATATTTTCTTAAAAGATGGAAATGATATGGTTCAAGTTGCAAAAAATGGGATGGCACAGGATTTTGATGTTCCAAAAGCTGAGAAAATTTTAAAGTCTGAGACAGTTGAAATAATTATTGAATTAAATGATGGGGAGTTTGAAGCGACTGCTTGGGGATGTGATTTGAGTTATGATTATGTGAAAATTAATGCGGAGTATCATACTTAA
- a CDS encoding M48 family metallopeptidase, producing MKTEKILGYEVHRKKVKNINLRIKPNMEIYISAPENLHSDYIKNFLISKENWIKNVLKKLEKIKEEQKEPKYTTGETHKFLGQKYILTVKIGNVNRVALNNDKKNEIILMVNSSIFNNSDEKKKILEKWYFENAKKIFPKLLEKWIKILNEDVKKFSIKPLNKKWGFCNYIKKYVTLNVELIKHTPFEIEYVILHELAHLKYPNHAKGFYNYVEKYMPNYKNAEKMLNAKHHY from the coding sequence ATGAAAACTGAAAAAATATTAGGGTATGAAGTTCATAGAAAAAAAGTTAAAAACATAAATTTGAGAATAAAACCAAATATGGAAATTTATATTTCCGCTCCAGAAAATTTACACAGCGACTATATAAAAAACTTCCTAATTTCAAAAGAAAACTGGATAAAAAATGTCCTAAAAAAACTCGAAAAAATAAAAGAAGAACAAAAAGAACCTAAATACACCACAGGTGAAACCCACAAATTTTTGGGACAAAAATACATTTTAACTGTAAAAATTGGAAATGTTAATCGAGTAGCTTTAAATAATGATAAAAAAAATGAAATTATTTTGATGGTTAATAGTAGTATTTTTAATAATTCAGATGAAAAAAAGAAAATTTTGGAAAAGTGGTATTTTGAAAATGCAAAAAAAATTTTTCCTAAACTCTTGGAAAAATGGATAAAAATTTTAAATGAAGACGTAAAAAAATTTTCAATAAAGCCTTTAAACAAAAAATGGGGATTTTGTAATTACATAAAAAAATATGTAACTTTAAATGTGGAACTTATAAAGCATACTCCATTTGAAATTGAATATGTAATTTTACACGAACTTGCTCATTTAAAATACCCTAACCACGCTAAAGGATTTTATAACTATGTGGAAAAGTATATGCCAAATTATAAAAATGCTGAAAAAATGTTAAACGCAAAACATCATTATTAA
- a CDS encoding NUDIX domain-containing protein, producing MQFNFSDDIKFIMQKLNANGSGFLVGGALRDLILHRDPGDFDFATDIEYSALKVIFSDYSPKEVGAHFGILMIHLNGVDYEIAKFRRETGVYNSRYPKEIKFVKKIEDDLSRRDFTINAMAYSEKTGIIDLFDGLKDLKTKTIRFVGNPKLRIEEDALRILRAFRFMAKLGFNLDKKTAEAICEKRKFLNKISHERIFDELSQILIAPYAVKALKKMKSLKILEFIIPEFRYTYNFDQNNPYHTDDLFHHIIKVVNLCDKDLITRFAALFHDLGKINTKSIDAKGIFHFYGHEKESALIAEEELRELRAPKEFINSVKKIILNHMLIYQEVSDKALKKLIINFEEKNLKRLFNLLSADLNSKNIKSKEENQKILDDFFNRIENLKKQGNIPSIKDLDLTGIDLINLKFENREIGKIKNELYELVLSDELKNEKEELIKYLAKKYNLCQNFKYENSCGAIVFNNKIKKFLIVKMFNGNWGFPKGHIEKYETQIETAKREVLEETGIKINIVSDKKYEIKYIPNETTIKKVTFFIGATDNEEVVIDKNEIEAYKWCSFEEALKTITYRLQKEVLENSNKILQQKNLESLDN from the coding sequence ATGCAATTTAATTTTAGTGACGACATAAAATTTATAATGCAAAAGTTAAATGCAAATGGAAGTGGATTTCTTGTTGGAGGAGCACTACGAGATTTAATCTTACATCGTGATCCTGGAGATTTCGATTTTGCTACTGATATTGAATATTCAGCTCTAAAGGTGATTTTTTCCGATTATTCACCAAAAGAAGTCGGCGCTCACTTTGGAATTTTAATGATTCATTTAAATGGCGTAGATTATGAAATTGCAAAATTTCGTCGTGAAACTGGAGTTTATAACAGCAGATACCCAAAAGAAATTAAATTTGTAAAAAAAATTGAAGATGATCTGTCCCGTCGGGATTTTACGATAAATGCGATGGCATACAGTGAAAAAACTGGAATTATTGACCTTTTCGACGGATTAAAGGATTTAAAAACTAAAACTATAAGATTTGTTGGAAATCCAAAATTGAGAATCGAAGAAGATGCGCTAAGAATTTTAAGAGCTTTCAGATTTATGGCAAAATTAGGCTTTAATCTTGATAAAAAGACTGCTGAAGCAATTTGCGAAAAAAGAAAATTTTTAAATAAAATTTCTCACGAGAGAATTTTTGATGAATTAAGTCAAATTTTGATTGCTCCATATGCTGTGAAGGCTCTAAAAAAAATGAAATCTTTAAAAATTTTAGAATTTATAATTCCCGAATTTCGCTATACTTACAACTTTGACCAAAATAATCCATACCATACCGATGATTTGTTCCATCATATAATTAAAGTTGTGAACCTTTGCGACAAAGATTTAATTACGAGATTTGCAGCACTTTTTCACGATTTGGGAAAAATTAATACAAAAAGTATTGACGCAAAAGGGATATTTCATTTTTATGGACACGAAAAAGAAAGTGCCCTAATTGCTGAAGAAGAGCTGCGAGAATTGAGAGCACCAAAAGAATTCATAAATTCAGTAAAAAAAATTATTTTAAATCACATGTTAATCTATCAGGAAGTTTCTGATAAAGCTTTAAAAAAATTAATAATTAATTTTGAAGAGAAAAATTTAAAGCGGCTATTTAATTTACTTTCTGCCGATTTAAATTCTAAAAATATAAAATCAAAAGAAGAAAATCAAAAAATTTTAGATGATTTTTTTAATAGAATTGAAAATTTGAAAAAACAAGGGAATATTCCAAGTATAAAAGATTTAGATTTGACAGGAATTGACTTGATAAATTTAAAATTTGAAAATAGAGAAATCGGAAAAATAAAAAATGAATTGTACGAACTTGTTCTTTCAGACGAATTAAAAAATGAAAAAGAGGAACTAATAAAATATTTGGCAAAAAAATATAATTTGTGTCAAAATTTTAAATATGAAAATTCTTGTGGCGCCATTGTTTTTAACAATAAAATAAAAAAATTTTTAATTGTAAAAATGTTTAACGGAAATTGGGGATTTCCAAAAGGACATATTGAAAAATATGAAACTCAAATTGAGACAGCTAAAAGAGAAGTTTTGGAAGAAACTGGAATTAAAATAAATATTGTCTCTGACAAAAAATATGAAATAAAATATATTCCAAACGAAACTACAATAAAAAAAGTCACGTTTTTTATTGGAGCAACGGACAATGAAGAAGTAGTTATCGACAAAAACGAAATCGAAGCATATAAATGGTGCTCTTTTGAAGAAGCACTAAAAACAATAACTTACCGCCTGCAAAAGGAAGTTTTAGAAAATTCCAATAAAATTTTGCAGCAAAAAAATTTAGAAAGTTTAGACAATTAA